A genome region from Leishmania mexicana MHOM/GT/2001/U1103 complete genome, chromosome 28 includes the following:
- a CDS encoding putative p450 reductase, translating to MSFLYIVATVLFALAGYFYFQLNRQASGRYGAVSATTNPNGKKAPGVSDAAASGSDAVAKNEKEVTVLFGSQTGTAEMFAKTLTREGTKLGVPIKVCDVDCYEAYNMEYERLVILICATYGEGEPTDTMKNFHDWMMDECRSPGEELANVKYAVFGLGDRQYNYFCEEGIVMDSRFEELGAQRIFGLGCGDSGNGQLEEQFDEWCKDLWPAVGRALNITIKDNSEEPVEPQCRIKYWEEAEEPLAFPKTTSVLEPTQRLPVWVPIIRNEELLRKTEGHSTRAIEFSISGTIISYQAGDHLGILPCNPDELVSQYLQSLGISDEEACRVFSLQEKRTLKNVLPTRVSMRTALKWYIDLTGPPKKSTLRAFAHCCTDPVQKEELLRILRVNPDAQREFAKLCGKLRTMLGFLRKFNSAKVPQSFFLELMPRIAPRYYSISSDLLATPTLVGTTVGIIDGGLCTNMLARMQVGDKVPVFVRKSNFHLPLRHKERPVVMIGAGTGVAPFIGFIARRGVWKQKGTELGKSILFFGCRRHDEDHIFEDYCTEAVHEGVLSALVTAYSRDQAHKVYVQHRLRERGAEIWEMLVSGANVYICGDSRRMAKDVEAELKRIVEVEGKMSREAATEHIRAMEKEGRYLKDVWSSAL from the coding sequence ATGTCGTTCCTCTACATTGTCGCCACGGTGCTGTTCGCCTTGGCTGGCTATTTCTACTTCCAGCTGAACCGGCAGGCTTCCGGGCGCTATGGCGCTGTGTCTGCCACCACCAATCCCAATGGCAAGAAGGCGCCTGGCGtgagcgacgccgctgccagcggcAGTGACGCAGTTGCGAAGAACGAAAAGGAGGTCACTGTCCTGTTTGGATCGCAGACAGGCACGGCTGAGATGTTTGCCAAGACGCTGACTCGCGAGGGTACGAAGCTCGGTGTGCCTATCAAGGTATGCGACGTCGACTGCTACGAGGCGTACAACATGGAGTACGAGCGCCTTGTCATTCTAATATGCGCCACCtacggcgagggcgagccGACTGACACAATGAAGAACTTCCACGACTGGATGATGGACGAGTGCCGCTCGCCAggggaggagctggcgaaTGTGAAGTACGCCGTGTTCGGCCTGGGTGATCGTCAGTACAATTACTTCTGCGAGGAGGGTATCGTCATGGATAGCCGCTTCGAGGAGCTCGGGGCGCAGCGCATTTTCGGCCTTGGCTGCGGCGACTCGGGCAACGGGCAGCTGGAGGAACAGTTCGATGAGTGGTGCAAGGATCTCTGGCCCGCTGTCGGGCGTGCTCTGAACATCACTATCAAGGATAACTCGGAAGAGCCCGTGGAGCCACAGTGTCGAATCAAGTACtgggaggaggccgaggaaCCGCTTGCGTTCCCCAAGACGACTTCCGTGCTGGAGCCAACGCAGCGCCTGCCGGTGTGGGTGCCCATCATCCGCAAcgaagagctgctgcgcaagacCGAGGGGCACAGCACCCGCGCCATCGAGTTCAGCATCAGCGGCACCATCATCTCCTACCAAGCCGGTGATCACCTCGGCATCCTGCCGTGCAACCCGGATGAGCTTGTCTCACAGTACCTGCAGTCCCTCGGCATCTCCGACGAGGAAGCCTGCCGCGTCTTCTCTCTGCAGGAGAAAAGGACGCTCAAGAACGTCCTCCCAACTCGTGTGTCGATGCGCACGGCGCTTAAGTGGTACATCGACCTCACCGGACCCCCGAAGAAGTCGACGCTGCGCGCCTTTGCTCACTGCTGCACCGACCCCGTGCAGAaagaggagctgctgcgcattCTGCGCGTGAACCCGGACGCACAGAGGGAGTTCGCGAAACTATGCGGTAAGCTGCGCACGATGCTAGGCTTCCTGCGCAAGTTCAACTCTGCCAAGGTGCCGCAGTCCTTTTTCCTCGAGCTCATGCCGCGCATCGCGCCCCGCTACTACTCTATCTCCTCCGACCTCCTTGCCACACCGACCTTGGTGGGGACGACGGTCGGCATTATCGATGGTGGTCTGTGCACGAACATGCTGGCCAGGATGCAGGTGGGCGACAAGGTGCCCGTGTTTGTGCGCAAGTCCAACTTCCACCTCCCGTTGCGGCACAAGGAGCGGCCGGTGGTGATGATTGGCGCCGGCACCGGTGTGGCACCATTCATCGGCTTCATTGCGCGCCGTGGGGTCTGGAAGCAGAAAGGCACTGAACTCGGCAAGTCCATCCTCTTCTTTGGCTGCCGCCGGCATGACGAGGATCACATCTTCGAGGACTACtgcacggaggcggtgcacgAAGGGGTCCTGTCGGCGCTGGTGACCGCGTACAGTCGCGACCAAGCCCACAAGGTGTACGTCCAGCACCGGCTGAGGGAGCGGGGGGCGGAGATATGGGAAATGTTGGTATCGGGCGCGAATGTCTACATCTGCGGTGACTCGAGGCGCATGGCCaaggacgtggaggcggagctcaAACGCAttgtggaggtggagggcaaGATGTCGCGCGAGGCCGCTACCGAGCACATCAGAGCGATGGAAAAGGAGGGGCGGTACCTAAAGGATGTGTGGTCGTCGGCCTTGTAG